The Salicibibacter halophilus DNA window TCCCCTTCTTTTTTGAAAATGTCCTTAATCGGCATGCCTTCCTTTTCCTCAATGATTTTATCAATATCAGCAAATGGTTTATTTAATTTTTTGGCTAATGCTTCACCGATCATTGTTTTTCCGGAACCCATGAAACCGGTAAGAAGAATCGTTTCATCTATCGATGTTGCCATACGAAAACCTCCGATTTTCTAATTTCTTGATAGCCATTGTAGCAAATCATGTTTGAAAAGTAATGAATTTAAGCGGAAAATAGAGGGAGAATGATCCGGAGAAGCGGAAGGGGACAATGAAATGAATGAGGGGTTACAACTAGCCGTTCGTGATAACGACAAACCGATCGATCCTAAAGTGTGTGTTCCGTTAGTGGGGAAGAGTCACGAGGCATTGCAACATGAAATGAACCAATTGAAACGGACGACGGTAGATATCTTTGAGTGGCGTGTGGATCACTTTGAAAATATTTCAGATGTGAACATGGTCGTCCGGATTGCAGAAGAGATTCAGCGGGAAACGAAACGCCCCTTGCTCTTTACCAGGCGTTCGGAAGCAGAAGGAGGTCAAAGGATCCCGATTGATGAAGCTCAGGTGGTAAAGCTTTATGAAGCCCTCATCACAAGCGGGTATGTGCACGGGGTAGACATTGAATTACGTCAGGCGGAAAAAGATATTTTCCATTTAAGTAAGCAAGCGAATCAGCAGGGCATCGATGTTGTTCTTTCCTATCATAATTTTACGGAAACGCCTTCGGAACAAGTGCTGGAGGAAAAATTAAATGCAGCCGTTGAGCGGGGTGCCGATGTGGCAAAGGTTGCAGTCATGCCTCAATCATTGGCG harbors:
- the aroD gene encoding type I 3-dehydroquinate dehydratase produces the protein MNEGLQLAVRDNDKPIDPKVCVPLVGKSHEALQHEMNQLKRTTVDIFEWRVDHFENISDVNMVVRIAEEIQRETKRPLLFTRRSEAEGGQRIPIDEAQVVKLYEALITSGYVHGVDIELRQAEKDIFHLSKQANQQGIDVVLSYHNFTETPSEQVLEEKLNAAVERGADVAKVAVMPQSLADVLTLFRVTEKMSRNIPIPLISMAMGENGMVSRLAGGVFGSALTFASGIQTSAPGQLPVADVEQVLRILNRNM